Proteins from a genomic interval of Quercus robur chromosome 9, dhQueRobu3.1, whole genome shotgun sequence:
- the LOC126700988 gene encoding uncharacterized protein LOC126700988: protein MRQIYNTKIDEGTSIREHCLRMIFNLNTLEVLGADIDGESPVDMILQSLPESFKEFRLNYNMNKKIYSLFELMVVAEGILGTSSVDVYMAETSTSQPKSKGKGKKKKKKDFTMQDGKQIALGVANKGKKKEYAKGKCFHCGKKGH, encoded by the coding sequence ATGAggcaaatttataataccaaaattGATGAAGGTACTTCAATAAGGGAGCATTGTCTAAGGATGATCTTTAATCTAAATACACTGGAAGTTTTAGGTGCCGATATTGATGGAGAATCCCCAGTGGATATGATACTCCAATCACTACCAGAATCATTCAAGGAATTCAGacttaattataatatgaacaaaaagatttattcaTTGTTTGAATTAATGGTAGTGGCTGAAGGCATTCTTGGTACATCCAGTGTTGATGTCTATATGGCTGAAACTTCTACTTCTCAACCTAAGTCGAAAGGCAAgggtaaaaagaagaagaaaaaggacttCACCATGCAAGATGGCAAACAAATTGCCTTAGGAGTTGCCAacaagggaaagaaaaaggagtaCGCCAAAGGAAAGTGTTTCCATTGTGGCAAGAAAGGACATTAG